The Aliiroseovarius pelagivivens genome contains a region encoding:
- a CDS encoding sensor histidine kinase, protein MKKPLNSLRILGPALVLAALVTGAGTVWVWAKSTSDWRAHGGAAFDAGVTLYYALQNGTAPPEGVTLTSLPPVDQGHATAGSFRQIAGTPPAARITIVPILPDAANQITGAAVTMAILSPDLTYSLADLPHRDGQTAAETMGAITRKMATFCSDPVVVVRMGDGDWLRVDGNPVWGCAAAPADLRILVTLLAVVTTSILMTLSLNLSASFLTFAEQLRNRRRVGGPTRYEPEGPQELQSIIGAVNSYLEIEREQLAGRAAVLSGVSHDLGTPAARLRLRAAFVQDPELRQKFEADIDSMTAIIESVLTYTHAEMGAEEPRKLSLTSLIDAIVVNYQDMGRPVTLRPAKDVIVQGGQSIFMSRQGYGVVSNDRDTVVFGRPVSLERAITNLIENALKYGRRATISLLADAQSATVIIEDEGSDSTAAEIEDLLAPFQRGENTTTIDGHGLGLTIVSTIAKLHGGTLTFEDTAAGVSARLLIQRN, encoded by the coding sequence GTGAAAAAACCACTCAACAGCCTGCGCATACTCGGACCCGCCTTGGTGCTTGCCGCGCTTGTGACAGGCGCTGGTACGGTGTGGGTATGGGCGAAGTCGACCTCTGATTGGCGCGCCCATGGTGGCGCGGCTTTTGATGCGGGGGTAACGCTGTACTATGCGCTCCAGAACGGGACCGCTCCGCCCGAGGGCGTGACTTTGACTTCGCTACCGCCAGTCGATCAGGGCCATGCAACAGCGGGGTCGTTTCGCCAAATCGCAGGAACCCCGCCTGCTGCGCGCATCACCATTGTCCCGATCTTGCCGGATGCCGCCAACCAAATTACCGGGGCCGCCGTCACAATGGCCATCCTGTCGCCGGACCTGACCTACAGCCTTGCCGACCTGCCGCACCGCGATGGTCAAACGGCTGCGGAAACCATGGGCGCGATCACCCGTAAAATGGCGACCTTTTGCAGCGATCCGGTGGTTGTTGTTCGCATGGGAGATGGGGACTGGCTGCGTGTTGATGGCAATCCCGTTTGGGGATGCGCGGCGGCGCCAGCAGATCTGCGCATTTTGGTGACGCTGCTTGCAGTGGTTACAACCAGTATCCTGATGACGCTCTCCCTAAACCTGTCAGCGTCCTTTTTGACTTTTGCCGAACAGCTTCGGAACCGCCGCCGCGTTGGCGGGCCGACGCGTTATGAACCTGAAGGACCGCAAGAGCTGCAGTCGATCATCGGCGCGGTGAACAGCTATCTGGAAATCGAACGCGAACAATTGGCAGGTCGCGCTGCGGTTCTGTCTGGCGTCAGCCACGATCTGGGCACCCCCGCTGCGCGCCTAAGATTGCGGGCTGCGTTTGTCCAAGATCCTGAACTTCGCCAGAAGTTCGAAGCCGACATCGACAGCATGACAGCCATCATCGAGAGCGTGCTGACATATACCCATGCAGAAATGGGCGCTGAAGAGCCTCGCAAACTTTCGCTGACGTCGCTCATCGATGCTATTGTTGTCAATTATCAAGACATGGGTCGCCCGGTCACACTTCGCCCGGCCAAAGACGTGATTGTTCAAGGCGGGCAATCCATCTTCATGTCCCGCCAAGGCTACGGCGTGGTTTCCAACGACCGCGATACAGTTGTCTTTGGACGGCCTGTGTCGCTAGAGCGCGCGATCACAAACTTAATCGAAAACGCACTGAAGTATGGCCGAAGAGCGACCATTTCCCTGTTAGCTGACGCACAATCCGCAACTGTGATTATCGAAGACGAAGGCTCAGATAGTACCGCCGCAGAAATCGAAGATCTGCTTGCCCCGTTTCAACGCGGTGAAAACACGACAACGATTGATGGACATGGGCTGGGACTGACGATCGTTTCCACCATTGCGAAGTTGCATGGTGGCACTCTGACATTTGAAGACACTGCTGCGGGCGTTTCCGCGCGCTTGCTCATCCAACGCAATTGA
- a CDS encoding helix-turn-helix transcriptional regulator: protein MASSEIRAAQELSELIGLIYDSALEPNQWERLLQKICEMFPGHMALTGTFDGGHFLGGYSPSGFMTEQFKSMYEARWDDGHFIGDQTAYADERAAALRRDPPTLGRVRSSRDWYSDEEYRNTAFNRIFMKPVRTGHWTTLVFALNGTRLAALMFFENEEEALEKDFAGLRQILELISPHVVRATRIARAIYMAKEVAETYKGFLDAIAIPLLITDSGRTLQTANSAGQRLLDRGDLFRLSQNGSLSLVDVHDFNAFRKILLDVEIDNDARGLRLEQADGVISLCVAPFHPSMVTHLQAEKDVFDKDQLLAIFVGAHGTHSINSGLLQDVFQLTPREATICNALASGQTPMQISVELGRAEKTIRNQIQSVYDKVGVASNRELSDALSVFRAVGAMFDSEDPYLFGEQQPRVT from the coding sequence GTGGCCAGCTCTGAAATTAGAGCAGCACAAGAATTAAGCGAACTCATTGGACTTATTTATGATTCCGCTCTGGAGCCGAACCAATGGGAGAGGCTGCTTCAAAAGATTTGCGAGATGTTCCCCGGTCACATGGCATTGACAGGTACTTTTGACGGAGGCCATTTCCTTGGAGGGTATTCCCCTTCAGGCTTTATGACCGAACAATTCAAGTCAATGTATGAAGCCCGCTGGGACGATGGGCATTTTATCGGTGACCAGACGGCTTATGCCGACGAGCGCGCAGCAGCGCTTCGGCGCGATCCGCCGACTTTGGGCCGGGTCCGTAGCTCGCGGGATTGGTATTCTGATGAAGAGTATCGCAACACGGCATTCAATCGGATTTTCATGAAGCCCGTCAGAACCGGTCATTGGACAACTCTTGTTTTCGCTTTGAATGGTACGCGTCTGGCAGCCCTCATGTTTTTTGAGAACGAAGAAGAAGCGCTTGAAAAAGACTTCGCCGGGCTCCGCCAAATTCTGGAGCTCATTTCGCCACATGTGGTGCGTGCAACAAGAATTGCACGGGCGATTTATATGGCGAAGGAAGTCGCTGAAACTTACAAAGGATTTTTGGATGCGATAGCCATCCCGCTTTTGATCACGGATAGCGGTCGGACCTTGCAAACTGCGAACTCTGCAGGGCAGCGCCTGTTGGACCGAGGAGACTTATTTCGGCTGTCCCAGAACGGGAGTCTGTCGTTGGTGGATGTGCATGATTTCAACGCGTTTCGCAAAATCCTGCTTGATGTCGAAATAGATAACGATGCACGCGGCTTGCGTCTGGAGCAGGCGGATGGCGTTATTTCACTTTGCGTCGCGCCATTCCACCCTTCCATGGTCACCCATCTGCAGGCGGAGAAGGACGTTTTTGATAAAGACCAACTGCTAGCAATATTTGTCGGGGCACACGGTACACACTCGATAAACTCTGGTCTGTTGCAGGATGTTTTCCAACTAACCCCCCGCGAGGCGACGATTTGTAACGCTTTGGCGTCTGGGCAAACGCCGATGCAGATCTCGGTCGAACTGGGTCGGGCAGAGAAGACGATCCGGAACCAAATTCAATCAGTGTATGACAAGGTCGGTGTCGCTTCGAACCGCGAACTGTCAGATGCGCTGTCCGTGTTTCGGGCGGTCGGCGCAATGTTTGATTCAGAAGACCCGTATTTGTTCGGAGAACAACAACCTCGGGTCACTTGA